One Streptomyces lincolnensis genomic region harbors:
- a CDS encoding TIGR03089 family protein, producing the protein MTATDRTPADLLRSALAADPGRPLVTFYDDATGERVELSVATFANWVAKTSNLLQSDLAAAPGDRVALLLPAHWQTAVWLLACSSVGVIADVGGDAGAADVVVSGPDSLDAALACSGERVALALRPLGGRFPQAPSGFADYAVEVPSQGDRFAPFAPVDPEEPALIVAGREFSAAEVVDRARAEAPGLGLTGPGSRLLSGLPYDTWEGLNAGLFGPLATGGSVVLCRHLERLDEEALAKRIESERVSVTAR; encoded by the coding sequence GTGACTGCCACCGATCGCACCCCTGCCGACCTGCTGCGTTCCGCGCTCGCCGCGGACCCCGGACGCCCTCTGGTGACCTTCTACGACGACGCCACGGGCGAGCGGGTCGAATTGTCCGTGGCCACCTTCGCCAATTGGGTGGCCAAGACCTCGAACCTTCTCCAGTCGGACCTCGCGGCGGCGCCCGGGGACCGGGTGGCGCTGCTGCTGCCCGCGCACTGGCAGACGGCCGTGTGGTTGCTGGCGTGTTCGTCGGTGGGGGTGATCGCGGACGTCGGCGGGGACGCGGGGGCCGCGGATGTCGTGGTGAGCGGCCCCGACTCGCTCGACGCGGCCCTGGCGTGTTCCGGGGAGCGGGTGGCGCTGGCGTTGCGGCCGCTGGGCGGGCGGTTCCCGCAGGCGCCGTCCGGGTTCGCGGACTACGCCGTCGAGGTGCCGAGCCAGGGGGACCGGTTCGCGCCGTTCGCTCCCGTGGATCCGGAGGAGCCCGCGCTGATCGTCGCCGGGCGGGAGTTCAGCGCGGCGGAGGTCGTGGACCGGGCTCGGGCGGAGGCGCCGGGGCTGGGGCTCACGGGGCCCGGGTCCCGACTGCTGTCGGGATTGCCGTACGACACGTGGGAGGGGCTGAACGCGGGGCTGTTCGGGCCGCTCGCCACGGGTGGGTCCGTGGTGCTGTGCCGGCATCTGGAGCGGTTGGACGAGGAGGCGCTGGCCAAGCGGATCGAGAGTGAGCGGGTGAGCGTGACGGCCCGGTAG
- a CDS encoding LCP family protein — MSDTGGGGVGLGPGVGASATGGGLIRRRRRRWMRGGGIAVAVVVVAAAGAGWGVYAKLDGNIRSDDAAATELARYEKERPTALVRDAQNILLIGSDSRSGDGNRRYGRDSGTERSDTTILLHLAAGRRSATAVSLPRDLMVDVPGCARPDGSRTEPMFAMFNQAFQVGGSACTIRTVERLTDIRVDHHMVVDFHGFKDMVDAVDGVEVCLAEPIRDKAAKLRLPAGRVKLNGEQALGYVRARKSLGNGSDTDRMDRQQRFLGALVNKVRGNDVLLNPVKLYPVLDAATSSLTTDPGLASLRGLYELVRGLRHIPTERVQFLTVPRESYVYNANRDQLVEPEAEKLFERLRADAPVEVTRNTSRNAAAESGDSADGEHEGGGNGSLCECGDYGEYTGRDASGGSGDDGKAKNRRPDEPASAPSPTPTFRGNTAAQESCG; from the coding sequence GTGAGCGACACCGGAGGTGGCGGGGTCGGGCTCGGGCCCGGGGTCGGGGCGTCTGCCACCGGCGGTGGACTGATACGGCGGCGGCGCCGGCGGTGGATGCGGGGCGGCGGGATCGCCGTGGCCGTGGTCGTGGTGGCGGCCGCCGGGGCGGGGTGGGGCGTCTACGCCAAGCTGGACGGGAACATCAGGTCGGACGACGCGGCCGCGACGGAGCTCGCGCGGTACGAGAAGGAACGGCCGACGGCGCTGGTGCGCGACGCGCAGAACATCCTGCTGATCGGGTCGGACTCGCGGTCGGGCGACGGGAACCGGCGCTACGGCAGGGACTCGGGGACCGAGCGGTCGGACACGACGATCCTGCTGCATCTGGCGGCGGGGCGGCGCAGCGCCACCGCGGTGTCCCTGCCGCGGGATCTGATGGTGGATGTGCCGGGGTGCGCGCGGCCCGACGGCAGCCGTACCGAGCCGATGTTCGCGATGTTCAACCAGGCGTTCCAGGTCGGGGGTTCGGCGTGCACGATCCGGACCGTTGAGCGGCTGACGGACATCCGGGTGGATCACCACATGGTCGTCGACTTCCATGGGTTCAAGGACATGGTGGACGCGGTCGACGGAGTCGAGGTGTGCCTGGCGGAGCCGATCCGCGACAAGGCGGCGAAACTGCGGCTGCCGGCGGGGCGGGTGAAGCTGAACGGGGAACAGGCGCTCGGATATGTGCGGGCGCGGAAGTCGTTGGGCAACGGCAGTGACACCGACCGGATGGACCGGCAGCAGCGTTTCCTCGGGGCGCTCGTCAACAAGGTGCGCGGCAATGACGTCCTGCTGAATCCGGTGAAGCTCTATCCCGTGCTGGACGCGGCCACTTCGTCACTCACGACCGACCCGGGACTGGCCAGCTTGCGCGGTTTGTACGAACTCGTCCGCGGCCTGCGTCACATCCCCACCGAACGTGTGCAATTCCTGACGGTGCCGCGGGAGTCGTATGTCTACAACGCCAATCGTGACCAGCTCGTCGAACCCGAGGCAGAAAAGTTGTTCGAGCGGTTGCGTGCGGACGCGCCGGTCGAGGTGACGCGGAACACGTCCCGGAATGCGGCGGCGGAAAGCGGCGATTCGGCCGACGGTGAGCACGAAGGCGGAGGAAACGGGAGTTTGTGCGAGTGCGGTGACTACGGGGAGTACACCGGCCGCGACGCGAGCGGCGGTTCCGGCGACGACGGGAAGGCGAAAAACAGGCGGCCCGACGAGCCCGCTTCCGCCCCGTCTCCGACGCCCACCTTCCGCGGGAACACCGCTGCCCAGGAGTCTTGCGGGTAA
- a CDS encoding LCP family protein, which translates to MDAQGRGRADDIDPADQWVLNPNTGEYELRLSPSAPQSAVPGPRRSPAREAGGAGAVIGGRAVNRTAAPARPAPGAPGREVPPPRRRRGVPEEPPPGRRGRRPAKKSKAKAKKALLWTGGTMAFLLVAGAGGAYLYIEHLNGNITSVADDGASTGGFQKDKAINILLIGTDKRTGSGNEGYGDAGSVGHADTTILLHVSKDRTNATALSIPRDLITDVPDCPTTQEDGTRKIIPGTEDVRFNTSLGQDGRTPSCTMRTVTELTGVTPDNFMVADFNAVKTLTTAVGGVDVCLGKDIDDPDSHLKLKKGMQHISGETALAFVRTRHAVGFGGDLSRITLQQNFLSALMRKLKSNDTLTSPSKMIKLAEAGTKALTVDSQLDSITKLKDLGMELGKLNIKNLTFTTVPVIDNPAEKVKATVVVNPTSAPQVFDMIKNDVSFTEVKAEKKKEAAAVAARLKGTKADASEVRVQIMNGGAEAGSAQAELEYLQNSEGVLKSENAGNAPQELSKTTLEYAPDQADQARRLADILGLSGSAMKPGESVTNSQGLPTMTLTLGKDFKGAGVKLNSSSGATPEGVQKSTADKVECAK; encoded by the coding sequence GTGGACGCGCAAGGCCGTGGGCGGGCGGACGACATCGACCCCGCAGACCAGTGGGTGCTCAATCCGAACACTGGCGAATACGAACTGCGACTGAGCCCATCCGCACCGCAGTCGGCGGTGCCCGGACCCCGCAGATCCCCCGCGCGTGAAGCGGGTGGCGCGGGCGCCGTGATCGGCGGCAGGGCGGTCAACCGCACGGCGGCCCCCGCCCGCCCGGCACCCGGCGCACCCGGGCGTGAGGTACCGCCCCCGCGCAGGCGGCGCGGCGTGCCGGAGGAGCCGCCGCCCGGGCGGCGCGGTCGCCGGCCGGCGAAGAAGTCGAAGGCGAAGGCGAAGAAGGCCCTGCTGTGGACCGGCGGAACCATGGCGTTCCTGCTGGTGGCCGGGGCGGGCGGCGCCTACCTCTACATCGAGCACCTCAACGGCAACATCACCTCCGTCGCCGACGACGGCGCGAGCACCGGCGGCTTCCAGAAGGACAAGGCGATCAACATCCTGTTGATCGGCACGGACAAGCGCACGGGCTCGGGCAACGAGGGCTACGGCGACGCCGGCAGCGTCGGCCACGCAGACACCACGATCCTGCTGCACGTCTCCAAGGACCGCACGAACGCGACCGCGCTGAGCATCCCGCGCGACCTGATCACGGACGTCCCGGACTGCCCGACCACACAGGAGGACGGCACCCGGAAGATCATCCCGGGCACCGAGGACGTCCGCTTCAACACCAGCCTCGGCCAGGACGGCCGTACGCCGAGCTGCACCATGCGGACCGTCACCGAGCTGACGGGCGTCACCCCCGACAACTTCATGGTGGCCGACTTCAACGCGGTCAAGACGCTGACCACGGCGGTCGGCGGGGTCGACGTGTGCCTCGGCAAGGACATCGACGACCCGGACTCGCACCTGAAGCTGAAGAAGGGGATGCAGCACATCTCGGGCGAGACGGCGCTCGCGTTCGTGCGCACCCGGCACGCGGTCGGGTTCGGCGGCGACCTGAGCCGGATCACGCTCCAGCAGAACTTCCTCAGCGCGCTGATGCGGAAGCTGAAGTCCAACGACACGCTCACCAGCCCCTCGAAGATGATCAAGCTGGCGGAGGCGGGCACCAAGGCGCTGACCGTGGACTCCCAGCTGGACAGCATCACCAAGCTCAAGGACCTGGGCATGGAGCTGGGCAAGCTGAACATCAAGAACCTGACGTTCACCACGGTCCCGGTGATCGACAACCCGGCGGAGAAGGTCAAGGCGACCGTCGTCGTCAACCCGACGTCCGCTCCCCAGGTGTTCGACATGATCAAGAACGATGTGTCGTTCACCGAGGTCAAGGCGGAGAAGAAGAAGGAGGCGGCCGCGGTCGCCGCCCGTCTGAAGGGCACCAAGGCCGACGCCTCCGAGGTCCGGGTGCAGATCATGAACGGCGGCGCGGAGGCGGGCAGCGCGCAGGCGGAGCTGGAGTACCTCCAGAACTCCGAGGGCGTGCTGAAGTCGGAGAACGCGGGCAACGCCCCGCAGGAGCTGAGCAAGACCACCCTCGAGTACGCTCCCGACCAGGCCGACCAGGCCCGCCGTCTCGCGGACATCCTGGGACTGTCCGGCTCGGCGATGAAGCCGGGCGAGAGCGTGACCAACTCCCAGGGCCTGCCGACGATGACGCTGACCCTGGGCAAGGACTTCAAGGGCGCCGGAGTGAAGCTCAACTCCTCCTCCGGGGCAACCCCCGAGGGGGTTCAGAAGTCCACTGCTGACAAGGTCGAGTGCGCCAAGTGA
- a CDS encoding LCP family protein, whose product MTHSSVHGEGTRPGVRESRRGDDGTGRGEDGGGSGRPAGPGGGSTGSKGSRGSRGSKGSGGGHGGRRGRRQAGRKHRMLRWSATTLAVLILGTAGAGYLYYQHLNGNIEKGERSSGDSKARKAEPNAAGQTPVNILLIGSDSRNSDENVALGGSRDNRGNPPLADVQMLIHLSADRKSAAVVSIPRDTRVDIPACEDPKTGDKFRATNRIINQSLARGGAGCTLATWQNLTGIYIDHWMTIDFAGVVSMADAIGGVEVCVNQNVWDRPLPGVSGGSGLKMKAGTRKVQGEQALQWLRTRHAWGSDPLRARAQHMYMNSMIRTLKDQNVFTDGGRLMGLAEAATDSLVVSEELGSVKELYDLAMQLKTVPTDRITMTTMPTVQDPQDINHLVPDEDDAEKMWAMLRDDVPFDDKGGSGSKAKPQAERTEQTQRTASADPSAPKDEIGVLVQNATRTTTLAPVSGRAGTIAQALVGKGYAQAAKDSAAAPSEAKTIVRYPSAELRGDAQEVAKSLGIPTSSVQRSTDVSGVTVVVGADWRTGTAYPKQSPPKAGDLPSTSDAINGSDTKQCMDVYKPYRR is encoded by the coding sequence ATGACGCACAGCAGTGTGCATGGGGAGGGGACCCGACCGGGCGTCCGGGAAAGCCGTCGTGGGGACGACGGAACCGGTCGCGGCGAGGACGGTGGCGGCAGCGGCAGACCCGCCGGCCCCGGCGGTGGTTCCACAGGCTCCAAGGGTTCCAGGGGTTCCAGGGGTTCCAAGGGCTCGGGGGGCGGGCACGGCGGGCGGCGCGGCCGTCGGCAGGCCGGGCGCAAGCACCGCATGCTCCGCTGGTCCGCGACGACCCTCGCGGTGCTGATACTCGGTACGGCCGGTGCCGGTTACCTCTACTACCAGCACCTCAACGGCAACATCGAGAAGGGCGAGCGCAGCAGCGGCGACTCCAAGGCCCGCAAGGCGGAGCCGAACGCGGCCGGGCAGACGCCGGTGAACATCCTGCTGATCGGTTCCGACAGCCGTAACTCCGACGAGAACGTGGCACTCGGCGGCAGCCGGGACAACCGCGGCAACCCGCCGCTGGCGGACGTGCAGATGCTCATCCACCTGTCCGCGGACCGCAAGAGCGCCGCGGTGGTCAGCATTCCGCGCGACACCCGGGTGGACATCCCGGCGTGCGAGGACCCCAAGACCGGCGACAAGTTCCGGGCCACCAACCGGATCATCAACCAGTCGCTGGCCCGCGGCGGCGCCGGCTGCACGCTGGCCACCTGGCAGAACCTCACCGGCATCTACATCGACCACTGGATGACGATCGACTTCGCGGGCGTGGTGAGCATGGCCGACGCCATCGGCGGCGTCGAGGTCTGTGTCAACCAGAACGTGTGGGACCGCCCGCTGCCCGGCGTGTCCGGCGGCTCCGGACTGAAGATGAAGGCCGGCACCAGGAAGGTCCAGGGCGAGCAGGCACTTCAGTGGCTGCGCACCCGGCACGCCTGGGGCAGCGACCCGCTGCGGGCGCGGGCCCAGCACATGTACATGAACTCGATGATCCGCACGCTGAAGGACCAGAACGTCTTCACCGACGGCGGCCGGCTGATGGGCCTGGCCGAGGCGGCCACCGACTCACTGGTGGTCTCCGAGGAGCTCGGCTCGGTCAAGGAGCTCTACGACCTGGCGATGCAGCTCAAGACGGTGCCCACGGACCGCATCACCATGACCACGATGCCGACCGTCCAGGATCCCCAGGACATCAACCACCTGGTGCCGGACGAGGACGACGCCGAGAAGATGTGGGCGATGCTCCGCGACGACGTGCCCTTCGACGACAAGGGCGGCAGCGGCTCGAAGGCGAAGCCGCAGGCGGAACGGACGGAGCAGACGCAGCGGACGGCGAGTGCCGACCCCTCCGCCCCGAAGGACGAGATCGGCGTCCTGGTGCAGAACGCCACCCGGACCACCACGCTCGCACCGGTGTCCGGCCGGGCCGGCACGATCGCCCAGGCGCTGGTCGGCAAGGGCTACGCCCAGGCGGCCAAGGACAGCGCGGCGGCGCCTTCCGAGGCGAAGACCATCGTGCGTTATCCGAGCGCCGAACTCCGGGGCGACGCCCAGGAGGTCGCCAAGTCCCTCGGCATTCCGACGAGTTCGGTGCAGCGGTCGACGGATGTGTCGGGTGTCACCGTGGTGGTCGGTGCCGACTGGCGTACGGGGACCGCATATCCGAAGCAGTCGCCGCCGAAGGCCGGGGACCTTCCCAGCACGTCGGACGCCATCAACGGCTCGGACACCAAGCAGTGCATGGATGTCTACAAGCCCTATCGCCGGTAG
- a CDS encoding LCP family protein: MDAPGRGRAEDIDPADQWVLNPNTGEYELRLTPSAPQSAVPGPRRTASPHTGAARTRTAPATAPGRQVPPPRRRQPPGDPLPGRRGRRPAKQKSKGKKAVLWTGGSLAFVLVATAGAGYFYLQHLAGNIDTTDVGDAGASSFKKDEAFNILVVGTDKRTGEGNDGYGDKGSLGHADTTILLHVSKDRSNATAMSIPRDLIVDIPDCQTKKDDGSKETVPGLQGVRFNRSLGESGRDAGCTMRTVKEATGIQPHHFMMADFNAVKTLTSAVDGVEVCVSRPVNDKQSKLVLPAGESTVEGERALAFLRTRKSFGNSGDLDRIKVQQQFLGSLMRKMSSSDTLTNPKKLLNLAEAATKALTVDSAIGDVGTLKDVALELKKVPPKNITFMTIPVKDNPAETIKATVVVNEDQAPQVFEMIQNDISFTEVKAQEKKEAAAVAARLKGTKSAASEVRVRVLNGGAASGSAQKELDHLQNAEGVLKSENAGNAGTDQAKTTLEYAPEQADQARRLADIMGLSGSAMKPGKSEPNAQGLPTMTLILGKDFKGAGVKLNGGSVKTPGVEKSTADEVKCAN, translated from the coding sequence TTGGACGCACCAGGCCGTGGGCGGGCGGAAGACATCGATCCCGCAGACCAGTGGGTACTCAATCCGAACACCGGCGAATACGAACTGCGACTGACTCCTTCCGCACCGCAGTCGGCCGTTCCCGGACCTCGTAGAACCGCCTCCCCCCACACGGGGGCGGCGCGCACGCGTACGGCCCCGGCCACCGCCCCGGGCCGTCAGGTCCCGCCCCCGCGGCGCCGGCAGCCGCCCGGGGACCCGCTGCCCGGTCGGCGCGGGCGCCGGCCGGCGAAGCAGAAGTCGAAGGGCAAGAAGGCCGTGCTGTGGACCGGCGGCAGCCTGGCGTTCGTCCTGGTCGCCACGGCCGGGGCCGGCTACTTCTACCTCCAGCACCTCGCGGGCAACATCGACACGACCGACGTCGGTGACGCGGGCGCCAGCAGCTTCAAGAAGGACGAGGCGTTCAACATCCTCGTCGTCGGCACCGACAAGCGCACCGGCGAGGGCAACGACGGCTACGGCGACAAGGGCAGCCTGGGGCACGCCGACACCACGATCCTGCTGCATGTCTCCAAGGACCGCTCGAACGCGACCGCGATGAGCATCCCGCGCGACCTGATCGTCGACATCCCCGACTGCCAGACCAAGAAGGACGACGGCAGTAAGGAAACCGTCCCGGGCCTCCAGGGTGTCCGCTTCAACCGGAGCCTCGGGGAGAGCGGCCGGGACGCGGGCTGCACGATGCGTACGGTGAAGGAGGCCACCGGTATCCAGCCCCACCACTTCATGATGGCCGACTTCAACGCGGTCAAGACGCTGACGTCGGCGGTGGACGGTGTCGAGGTGTGCGTGTCGAGGCCCGTCAACGACAAGCAGTCCAAGCTCGTCCTGCCGGCGGGTGAGTCCACGGTCGAGGGCGAGCGGGCCCTCGCCTTCCTGCGGACCCGCAAGAGCTTCGGCAACAGCGGTGACCTCGACCGCATCAAGGTGCAGCAGCAGTTCCTGGGCTCGCTGATGCGCAAGATGTCCTCCAGCGACACCCTGACCAACCCCAAGAAGCTGTTGAACCTGGCCGAGGCCGCGACCAAGGCGCTGACCGTGGACTCCGCGATCGGTGACGTCGGCACGCTGAAGGACGTGGCGCTGGAGCTGAAGAAGGTGCCGCCGAAGAACATCACGTTCATGACGATCCCGGTGAAGGACAACCCCGCCGAGACGATCAAGGCGACGGTGGTCGTCAACGAGGACCAGGCACCGCAGGTCTTCGAGATGATCCAGAACGACATCTCGTTCACCGAGGTCAAGGCGCAGGAGAAGAAGGAGGCGGCCGCGGTCGCCGCCCGTCTCAAGGGCACCAAGTCCGCCGCCTCCGAGGTCCGGGTGCGCGTCCTGAACGGCGGGGCCGCGTCCGGCAGCGCGCAGAAGGAACTGGACCACCTCCAGAACGCCGAGGGCGTGCTGAAGTCCGAGAACGCGGGCAACGCGGGCACCGACCAGGCGAAGACGACCCTGGAGTACGCCCCCGAGCAGGCCGACCAGGCCCGCCGCCTCGCCGACATCATGGGCCTGTCCGGGTCCGCGATGAAGCCGGGCAAGAGCGAGCCCAACGCCCAGGGCCTGCCCACCATGACCCTGATCCTCGGCAAGGACTTCAAGGGCGCGGGCGTGAAGCTGAACGGCGGGTCGGTGAAGACACCGGGCGTGGAGAAGTCCACGGCGGACGAGGTGAAGTGCGCGAACTGA
- a CDS encoding glycosyltransferase family 2 protein: MNAKPDVQLPAVSVIMPVLDEERHLRGAVQAILAQEYAGEMEVVIALGPSTDRTDEIAAELVREDPRVHTVPNPTGRTPAALNAAIKASRHPIVVRVDGHGMLSPNYIATAVRLLEETGAQNVGGIMHAEGENDWEHAVAAAMTSKIGVGNAVFHTGGGAQAAETVYLGVFRRAALEQQGGYNEEFIRAQDWELNFRIREAGGLIWFSPELKVSYRPRPSMRALAKQYKDYGRWRHVVARYHEGSINLRYLAPPTALCAIAAGIVVGAAVTPLGFVIPGGYLAAIVLGSLPAGKGLPLKARLQIPVALATMHMSWGWGFLTSPRSLARKVIASRRPAIHADATTTG, encoded by the coding sequence ATGAACGCCAAGCCCGACGTGCAGCTCCCCGCCGTGTCTGTGATCATGCCCGTCCTCGATGAGGAACGGCATCTGCGCGGAGCCGTCCAAGCGATCCTCGCGCAGGAGTACGCCGGCGAGATGGAGGTCGTGATCGCCCTCGGTCCGTCCACGGACCGCACGGACGAGATCGCCGCCGAGCTCGTACGGGAAGACCCTCGCGTCCACACCGTCCCGAACCCCACCGGCCGCACCCCCGCCGCCCTCAACGCCGCGATCAAGGCCTCCCGCCACCCGATCGTCGTCCGCGTCGACGGCCACGGCATGCTCTCGCCGAACTACATCGCGACCGCCGTACGCCTCCTGGAGGAGACCGGCGCGCAGAACGTCGGCGGCATCATGCACGCCGAGGGTGAGAACGACTGGGAGCACGCGGTCGCCGCCGCGATGACCTCGAAGATCGGCGTGGGCAACGCCGTCTTCCACACCGGCGGCGGGGCGCAGGCGGCCGAGACCGTCTACCTCGGTGTCTTCCGGCGCGCGGCGCTGGAGCAACAGGGCGGCTACAACGAGGAGTTCATCCGCGCGCAGGACTGGGAGCTGAACTTCCGGATCCGCGAGGCGGGCGGCCTGATCTGGTTCTCGCCGGAGCTGAAGGTGTCGTACCGCCCGAGGCCGTCGATGCGGGCCCTCGCCAAGCAGTACAAGGACTACGGCCGTTGGCGCCACGTCGTGGCCCGCTACCACGAGGGTTCCATCAACCTGCGCTACCTCGCCCCGCCGACCGCCCTGTGCGCGATCGCGGCCGGGATCGTGGTGGGCGCGGCCGTGACCCCGCTCGGTTTCGTGATCCCCGGCGGCTATCTCGCGGCGATCGTGCTCGGCTCCCTCCCGGCGGGCAAGGGGCTGCCGCTGAAGGCCCGCCTCCAGATCCCGGTGGCCCTCGCCACCATGCACATGTCCTGGGGCTGGGGCTTCCTGACCAGCCCCCGCTCCCTGGCCCGCAAGGTCATCGCCTCCCGCCGCCCGGCAATCCACGCAGACGCCACGACCACCGGCTGA
- a CDS encoding LCP family protein has translation MSTPPRRSPTARPAPRRPRPPVRRKKPRWAMRAVTTLSVVVLASAGIGHAVVTSIDADIERVDPFKDMKNRPRAGHGMNVLLVGTDGRDNLTEAERRKYRLGGAPCHCTDTIMIVHISEDRERASVVSLPRDSYAVPPAHVDRTTGKRHGGHPIKLNAAYAEGGPNLTVRTVEKMTRVKIDHYLEVDFTSFMKTVDVLGGVKICTIEPLKDSYTGLDLPPGAHTLQGGQALQYVRARHVDGASDLGRMQRQQRFLAALIDRSTSSGILLNPMKFRDVTRAVLGSVRADKGFGTDELIDLGRAMRNFSPSSSEFTTVPIGRMGYAVKGVGSTLKWDAKKSERLFRTLREDKPLSVHKPRSRVARVAVAPQQIRVQVENGTPTAGLGQRVDAQLAATGFRTTRQPVNSANRTVKRTVVAYDPRWDRSAHSLATALPGSELRPVKGLGPTLKVIAGADFAKVRKVKAEDPYQGEFGVMTGDEAGCP, from the coding sequence ATGTCCACGCCGCCCCGCCGCTCCCCCACCGCCCGTCCTGCCCCGCGCCGACCACGACCCCCCGTACGGCGGAAGAAGCCGCGCTGGGCCATGCGGGCGGTGACCACGCTGTCCGTCGTGGTGCTGGCGTCCGCCGGGATCGGGCACGCGGTGGTGACGAGCATCGACGCGGACATCGAGCGGGTGGACCCGTTCAAGGACATGAAGAACCGGCCGCGCGCCGGGCACGGGATGAACGTGCTGCTGGTCGGCACCGACGGGCGGGACAACCTCACGGAGGCCGAGCGGCGCAAGTACCGGCTCGGCGGGGCACCCTGCCACTGCACCGACACGATCATGATCGTGCACATCTCGGAGGACCGGGAGCGGGCGAGCGTGGTGAGCCTGCCGCGCGACTCCTACGCCGTGCCGCCCGCGCACGTCGACCGGACGACCGGCAAGCGGCACGGCGGGCACCCCATCAAGCTCAACGCGGCCTACGCGGAGGGCGGGCCGAACCTGACCGTGCGGACGGTCGAGAAGATGACCCGGGTGAAGATCGACCACTATCTGGAGGTCGACTTCACCAGCTTCATGAAGACGGTGGACGTGCTCGGCGGCGTGAAGATCTGCACGATCGAACCGCTGAAGGACTCCTACACCGGCCTCGACCTGCCGCCCGGCGCGCACACCCTCCAGGGCGGCCAGGCCCTCCAGTACGTGCGCGCCCGGCACGTCGACGGCGCCTCCGACCTCGGCCGTATGCAGCGCCAGCAGCGTTTCCTGGCCGCCCTGATCGACCGGTCGACGTCCTCCGGGATCCTGCTCAACCCGATGAAGTTCCGGGACGTGACCCGGGCCGTGCTGGGCTCGGTCCGCGCCGACAAGGGCTTCGGCACCGACGAGCTGATCGACCTCGGCCGGGCGATGCGGAACTTCTCCCCCTCCTCCTCCGAGTTCACGACCGTGCCGATCGGGCGGATGGGATACGCCGTGAAGGGCGTCGGTTCCACGCTGAAGTGGGACGCGAAGAAGTCCGAGAGGCTGTTCAGGACCCTGCGCGAGGACAAGCCGCTGAGCGTGCACAAGCCCCGCAGCAGGGTCGCGCGGGTGGCCGTGGCCCCGCAGCAGATCCGGGTCCAGGTGGAGAACGGCACACCCACGGCCGGGCTCGGCCAGCGGGTGGACGCCCAGCTGGCGGCGACCGGCTTCCGCACCACCCGGCAGCCGGTGAACTCCGCGAACCGCACGGTGAAGCGCACGGTGGTGGCCTACGACCCCCGCTGGGACCGCTCGGCCCACTCGCTCGCGACGGCCCTGCCGGGCAGCGAACTGCGGCCGGTGAAGGGGCTGGGGCCGACCCTGAAGGTGATCGCGGGGGCGGACTTCGCGAAGGTGCGGAAGGTGAAGGCCGAGGATCCGTATCAGGGGGAGTTCGGGGTGATGACGGGGGACGAGGCCGGGTGTCCCTGA
- a CDS encoding acyl-CoA thioesterase, producing MTDQASAAESETPDIPGKPTSASRTTLSHIMTNADTNLLGTVHGGVIMKLVDDAAGAVAGRHSGGPAVTASMDEMAFLEPVRVGDLVHVKAQVNWTGRTSMEVGVRVLAERWNESNPATQVGSAYLVFAAVDADGKPRRVPPVLPETERDKRRNQEAQIRRTHRLARRRAIMELRERRVAEGFED from the coding sequence ATGACAGACCAGGCCTCCGCCGCGGAATCGGAAACTCCGGATATCCCCGGCAAGCCGACCTCCGCGTCCCGGACCACGCTCAGCCACATCATGACCAACGCCGACACGAACCTGCTCGGCACCGTGCACGGCGGCGTGATCATGAAGCTCGTCGACGACGCGGCGGGCGCCGTGGCCGGGCGGCACAGCGGCGGGCCCGCGGTCACCGCCTCCATGGACGAGATGGCCTTCCTGGAGCCCGTCCGCGTCGGCGACCTCGTCCATGTGAAGGCCCAGGTCAACTGGACCGGCCGGACCTCGATGGAGGTCGGCGTACGGGTCCTCGCCGAGCGCTGGAACGAGTCGAACCCCGCCACCCAGGTCGGCTCCGCCTACCTCGTCTTCGCCGCCGTGGACGCCGACGGCAAGCCGCGCCGGGTGCCGCCGGTGCTCCCGGAGACCGAGCGCGACAAGCGCCGCAACCAGGAGGCCCAGATCCGCCGCACCCACCGTCTCGCCCGCCGCCGCGCGATCATGGAACTGCGGGAGCGGCGGGTGGCGGAGGGGTTCGAGGACTGA